In Massilia antarctica, the following are encoded in one genomic region:
- a CDS encoding TonB-dependent receptor plug domain-containing protein, with amino-acid sequence MYPTTKHPLRRVLAAALTSVAQVAVAGADQPEDLNALPIEQLLNLEIITASKFAQKISEAPSSVSVITADDIRRFGYRSLADILRSVRGVYVTDDRNYSYVGTRGSGRPGDFNTRLLILVDGSRLNDMVYDQGAAGNEFPIDISLVERVEFVPGPGSAMYGSSAFFGVVNVITKSGAAFQGSTASAGTASAATRQARMASGFARASGIDLLLGASWLERKGNDQYFPEYDDAAHHFGVARNLDHDLYKRAFAKLSWGSFAASAYVGRRTKGVPTASYGQQFNDPRSRTIDEYASASASWQAALSATLEVHAGINLHSYRYQGTYIYVPDSATVNMDEAESRSASTELRLLSTAFRNHKLIAGAEYANDHKRTMRNYDLAPYAFYLLSEHPNKRAGVYLQDEFRMGERVILNAGLRHDHDAEGGGASNPRIALIVKAAAHSTVKALYGTAYRSPNAYERYYATSTGFKLNPTLKPEHIKTYELIGEYFPSENFRASASLFQYRFTDLIALSTDPLDCRLVQSNIDSARSKGAEIEAEWLRDNGASLKTSISLQYAKNAASGEWLSNSPRQLFKLNYARPLWRDTLHSALEYQFTSRRRTAAGGHVGGFGLVNVTVLGHALGKRLDLSASVYNLFDKHYADSASEEHYDNSSPARYLNAIGQDGRTWRLQASYTF; translated from the coding sequence ATGTATCCCACAACCAAGCATCCCCTTCGCCGCGTGCTCGCCGCCGCACTGACCAGCGTGGCCCAGGTCGCCGTGGCCGGCGCCGACCAGCCCGAGGACTTGAACGCCCTGCCGATCGAGCAATTGCTCAACCTGGAAATCATCACCGCCTCCAAGTTCGCGCAGAAAATCAGCGAAGCGCCGTCGTCGGTGTCCGTCATTACCGCGGACGACATCCGCCGCTTCGGCTACCGTTCCCTGGCCGACATCCTGCGCAGCGTGCGCGGCGTCTACGTCACCGACGACCGCAACTACAGCTACGTCGGCACGCGCGGCTCCGGCCGCCCCGGCGACTTCAACACGCGCCTGCTGATCCTGGTCGACGGCAGCCGCCTCAACGACATGGTGTACGACCAGGGTGCCGCCGGAAACGAATTCCCCATCGACATCAGCCTGGTCGAGCGGGTCGAATTCGTCCCGGGTCCGGGTTCGGCCATGTATGGCAGCAGCGCGTTTTTCGGCGTCGTCAACGTCATCACCAAGAGCGGCGCCGCGTTCCAGGGCAGCACGGCCAGCGCCGGCACCGCCAGCGCCGCCACGCGCCAGGCGCGCATGGCCAGCGGCTTTGCGCGCGCCAGCGGCATCGACCTGCTGCTGGGCGCATCCTGGCTGGAACGCAAGGGAAACGACCAGTATTTCCCGGAATACGACGACGCCGCCCATCACTTCGGCGTCGCCCGCAACCTCGACCATGACCTCTACAAGCGCGCGTTCGCCAAGCTGTCGTGGGGAAGCTTCGCCGCCAGCGCGTATGTCGGGCGCCGCACCAAGGGCGTCCCGACCGCTTCCTACGGCCAGCAATTCAACGATCCGCGCAGCCGCACCATCGACGAATACGCTTCCGCCAGCGCCTCCTGGCAGGCGGCGCTGAGCGCGACCCTGGAAGTGCACGCCGGGATCAACCTGCACAGCTACCGCTACCAGGGCACCTATATCTACGTGCCCGACAGCGCCACGGTGAACATGGACGAGGCCGAGAGCCGCAGCGCGTCCACCGAATTACGTCTGCTGAGCACGGCATTCCGCAACCACAAGCTCATCGCCGGCGCCGAGTATGCCAACGACCACAAACGCACGATGCGCAACTACGACCTGGCCCCGTACGCCTTCTACCTGCTCAGCGAGCACCCGAACAAACGCGCTGGCGTGTACCTGCAGGACGAGTTCCGCATGGGCGAACGGGTGATCCTCAATGCCGGACTGCGCCACGATCACGATGCCGAAGGCGGCGGCGCCAGCAATCCGAGGATCGCGCTGATCGTCAAGGCCGCCGCGCACAGCACCGTCAAGGCGCTGTACGGCACCGCCTACCGCTCGCCCAATGCCTACGAGCGCTACTACGCCACCAGCACCGGGTTCAAACTCAATCCCACCCTCAAGCCGGAGCACATCAAGACCTATGAATTGATCGGCGAGTATTTTCCATCTGAAAATTTCAGGGCCAGCGCCTCGCTGTTCCAGTACCGCTTCACCGACCTGATCGCCTTGAGCACCGACCCGCTCGACTGCCGGCTGGTCCAGTCGAACATCGATTCGGCCCGTTCCAAAGGCGCCGAGATCGAGGCGGAATGGCTGCGCGACAACGGCGCTTCGCTCAAGACCAGTATCAGTTTGCAATACGCAAAAAACGCCGCCAGCGGCGAATGGCTGAGCAACTCGCCGCGCCAATTGTTCAAGCTGAACTACGCCAGGCCGCTCTGGCGCGACACCCTGCACAGCGCGCTCGAATACCAGTTCACCAGCCGGCGCCGCACTGCGGCGGGCGGCCACGTCGGCGGGTTCGGCCTGGTCAATGTCACCGTCCTCGGCCACGCCCTGGGCAAGCGGCTCGACCTGTCCGCCAGCGTCTACAACCTGTTCGACAAGCACTACGCCGATTCCGCCAGCGAGGAGCATTATGACAACAGCAGCCCGGCCCGCTATCTGAACGCCATCGGCCAGGATGGGCGTACCTGGCGCCTGCAGGCCAGCTACACCTTCTGA
- a CDS encoding alpha/beta hydrolase has protein sequence MFNHPAVSGVFSMRTGVRRVFAVALLVMLSACGGGHDTPPVEPALQTALAGSINSDLFFTSSQTHAGYRLNVYVPANYASTSDRLPVIYVLDGGPDNGIFVPMAHIAEGVGVRAVIVGIGGFATRSTDYRYPGLNPYYAFLTTELMPLVESKYRIAPEQRTLVGHSYGGYFAAAAMLLDRQGGHTFSNFIVMDMATHEQGGPLADMERAMFTATGGKLPGTKLILSGDTAGNAKDVDAFDRMISARAYQGLELRHLPTTSYGHVEMINPAYKESLRLIFKQ, from the coding sequence ATGTTCAATCATCCAGCGGTTTCCGGTGTTTTCTCCATGCGCACGGGCGTGCGCCGCGTCTTCGCAGTCGCGCTTCTTGTCATGCTCAGCGCGTGCGGCGGGGGGCATGACACGCCCCCGGTCGAACCGGCGCTGCAAACGGCGCTTGCCGGCAGCATCAACAGCGACCTGTTTTTCACGTCGAGCCAGACTCATGCCGGCTACCGGCTCAATGTCTATGTGCCCGCGAACTACGCCAGCACGAGCGATCGCCTGCCGGTCATTTATGTGCTCGATGGCGGCCCGGATAACGGCATCTTCGTGCCCATGGCCCATATCGCGGAGGGAGTCGGCGTGCGCGCGGTCATCGTGGGTATCGGCGGCTTTGCCACTCGCAGCACCGACTACCGTTACCCCGGCCTGAACCCTTACTATGCATTCCTGACGACGGAACTGATGCCGCTGGTCGAATCGAAGTACCGGATCGCGCCGGAGCAGCGCACCCTGGTGGGCCATTCGTATGGCGGCTACTTCGCCGCCGCCGCCATGCTGCTCGACCGCCAGGGCGGCCACACGTTTTCCAATTTCATCGTGATGGATATGGCGACCCACGAACAGGGCGGACCGCTGGCCGACATGGAGCGCGCCATGTTTACCGCCACCGGGGGCAAGCTGCCGGGCACGAAGCTGATCCTGTCGGGCGATACCGCGGGCAATGCCAAGGACGTGGACGCGTTCGACAGAATGATTTCCGCGCGCGCCTACCAGGGCCTGGAGTTGCGGCACCTTCCGACCACCTCGTACGGGCACGTCGAGATGATCAACCCAGCCTACAAGGAATCGCTGCGCCTGATCTTCAAGCAGTAG
- a CDS encoding DUF6920 family protein — MSGPGSWAALALVCLAACATAVLAYGHYRWNEAMRHLRDALTAQAVPIIPARVDFASLAGLPAPVQRYLRLVLVDGAPVVAGVRIRQIGSMKLSQAASRWTSLTADQQVVTQRAGFGWNARIAMLPGVHVLVRDSYVAGEGALRAAVFGLFTVAELGGTVDMAQGELMRFLAEAVWYPTALLPGHGVSWTAIDAQHARATLIDGAHTVSLVFRFDQHGLVEGIRADARGRAIDGKTVPTSWSGRFWGYRTVGTMLVPRNGEVAWELPEGLQPYWRGEVQRVVYAFAQ, encoded by the coding sequence ATGAGCGGCCCGGGAAGCTGGGCCGCACTGGCCTTGGTCTGCCTTGCCGCTTGCGCGACGGCGGTGCTGGCATACGGGCACTACCGCTGGAACGAGGCAATGCGTCACTTGCGCGATGCGCTTACTGCTCAAGCCGTTCCGATCATCCCTGCGAGGGTCGACTTTGCCAGCCTGGCAGGTTTGCCCGCGCCGGTGCAGCGCTATCTTCGGCTGGTCCTCGTCGATGGCGCTCCCGTGGTGGCCGGGGTGCGGATACGCCAGATCGGCAGCATGAAACTGAGCCAGGCGGCGAGCCGATGGACATCGCTTACCGCGGATCAGCAGGTTGTGACCCAGCGCGCCGGCTTTGGCTGGAATGCGCGTATCGCCATGCTGCCCGGCGTACATGTGCTGGTGCGCGACTCTTACGTTGCGGGTGAGGGGGCACTGCGTGCGGCCGTGTTTGGCCTGTTCACTGTTGCCGAGCTTGGCGGCACCGTGGACATGGCGCAAGGCGAACTGATGCGCTTTCTTGCCGAGGCGGTGTGGTATCCGACAGCCTTGTTACCCGGCCATGGCGTCAGTTGGACGGCCATTGATGCGCAACATGCACGCGCCACCCTGATCGACGGCGCCCATACCGTCAGCCTGGTTTTCCGCTTTGATCAGCATGGTCTCGTGGAAGGCATCCGTGCTGATGCCCGCGGCCGTGCAATCGATGGAAAGACTGTCCCCACGTCGTGGTCCGGCCGTTTTTGGGGCTACCGGACAGTGGGCACGATGCTTGTGCCGCGCAATGGTGAAGTGGCATGGGAATTGCCCGAGGGGCTGCAGCCGTACTGGCGTGGTGAAGTTCAACGTGTTGTTTATGCGTTTGCGCAGTGA